The Candidatus Methylomirabilota bacterium region GCAGCCTCGCTGCCCGCGTGCGAGACGACGAAGGGATCGCCCCGATCCGTCGCCGCAGCGAGCGCCCGATCGAAGGGGACGCGTCCCAGCAGCGGGATCCCCGCCTCCTCGGCCAGGGCGGCGGCGTCGGGACCCGGGAAGAGCCCCGCCATGTTCTCCACGAGCCCGAGCACGGGCGCCTGCGCCTGGCGCGCCACTGTGATCGACTTCCTGACGACGAGCTGCGAGACATCCGAGGGGATGGTGACCATGATCGTTCCGGACAGCCTGGGCACCAGGGAAGCGACGGTGACCAGCCGGTCGGTGCCGGGCGGCAGGTCGATCACCAGCGCATCCAGCCCGCCCCAGTTGGTGTCGGCCAGGAACTCCCGCAGCGCCTGCGCCTCCATGCTGCCGCGCCAGGTGTGCGCCTCCTCCTGCGTGGGCGCCTGCCACGTGAGCGGGGTCGAGTCCGAGGCGAGCAGCAGGTCCATCGACATCACCTTGATGCCCAGCGCGGACACGGGGGGCTCGACGGCGTCGCCGGCCATCACCAGCCGGCGGCCGCGGACGCCGAGCATCTTGGCCATGGTGGGTCCGTTGAGGTCGGCGTCCAGCACGCCCACGCGCCAGCCGGCGGCGGCGAAGCAGCCGGCCAGGCTCGCGGTGAGCGTGGACTTGCCCACCCCACCCTTGCCCGAGACGACGGCCAGGATCGCGCGGACCCCGGCCAGGCGCTGGCGCAGCCGCTCCTGCTGGGCGGCGACCTGGCCGACGACGTTCGAGCCGCCATCACCCGCGACGTCCTTGTAGCGCTTCATTCCTCTCCCCAGGCCGCCAGCGCGACGCAGACGAGTGCCGCCACGGTCACGAAGAAGAACACCACGGCCCCGGCCTGGAACGTTACGACGCCACCCCAGGGCGCCGCCACCGACCCGCCACCGGAGCGCAGCGCGACCTCACCCACCTTCCAGGCCCGGAAGGCGAGGAAGAGGGCCAGGATCCGGGCGAAGTCCCGACGCGAGAGGATCCAGCGCTCGAACCATGCGCGCCGATGGCGCAGCAAGAAGGGGATCAGGAGGACGAGGACGAGCCCCAGGACGGCCCACAGGCCGAGGGAGGCCCTCCCCCCGGCCGCAGCGCCCCCGGCCACGCCGACGCCGTGAGCAATCAGGTAGAGACCGCCGACGAAGTAGACGATGCCGTAAGCGAAGTAGGCCCGCGCAGCGAGACGGAACCGATCGGTCCCGCTCATGCCTGCGGCCGGAAGCGACCACCCCAGCGCGCGCGCACGTCTGCGAGCAGCGCGGGCGTGATCAGGGTGTCGCCCCGTCTGCGCGCGTACGCCTCCACGGCCTTGACCACCATCCCGCGGGCGAAGGAGGGAATCGCCTGAAGACGGGCGCGGGCCGCCTCCTCCCAGGCCAGCTCGCAGGCGACCGGCAGGCCGAACGTGAGCGTGGCCGGCAGCTCGATGACCTTGCCGCCGAGAGCGCCGGGCTGGTACCCGCACGCGGGGTCCTCGGCCAGATAATCGCCGTAGGTCGCGTAGGCGCGACAGCGGCAGCCCCCGCAGATCTTGGAGAACTCGCAGACGCCGCAGCGCCCGCCCAGCTTCGGTTCCCGGAGATCGGCGAAGACGGAGGCCTCGCGCCAGAGGTCGGTGAAGGACTGGCGGCGGAGATTGCCGGCCGCCACAGGCATGTACGGGCACGGCGTCACGTCGCCTTCGGGCGTGATGCGGCAGTAGTACTTGCCGGCGGGACACGAGCCGTGGGCGTAGTTCCGGAGTAGCGGCGATTCGGGATTGCGCTGCCAGAGGATGCGGCGGAAGTGGGGCGCGCACTTGGCGCGGATCAAGAGGTCGTCGGCCCGCCCCACCGGCGCTGACCACGGATCGTCGAAGCTCGTCCGGGCCTTCGTCTCCTGGGCCTCGGCCAGGTACGTCAGGATCCGCTCGTAGGCCGCCGCGTCGATGTCGGTGAGGTCCCGGCCCCGCCCGGTGCGCACCAGGAAGAAGAAGTTGAGCACCTTGGCACCCAGCTCCCGGGCCAGGTCGATCATCGCCGGGACCTCGTTCACGTTCCAGTCGGTGACGGACATGTGCAGGGAGAAGTCGAGCCCCGCCTCCGCGAGGA contains the following coding sequences:
- a CDS encoding P-loop NTPase → MKRYKDVAGDGGSNVVGQVAAQQERLRQRLAGVRAILAVVSGKGGVGKSTLTASLAGCFAAAGWRVGVLDADLNGPTMAKMLGVRGRRLVMAGDAVEPPVSALGIKVMSMDLLLASDSTPLTWQAPTQEEAHTWRGSMEAQALREFLADTNWGGLDALVIDLPPGTDRLVTVASLVPRLSGTIMVTIPSDVSQLVVRKSITVARQAQAPVLGLVENMAGLFPGPDAAALAEEAGIPLLGRVPFDRALAAATDRGDPFVVSHAGSEAARQLTAIAAKIRDAVTHPR
- a CDS encoding radical SAM protein; this encodes MGDQYTAYSVSWNLTQRCNLECAHCYLSAFAGADPRGELTTEECRRVIDEIALVNPNVFLILTGGEPLLRRDIWEIAGYAAEKRFTTVLGTNGVLLRERQAQLMRRHGVLGASISLDSTDPDRHDAFRHLAGAWQGAVRATKVLAEAGLDFSLHMSVTDWNVNEVPAMIDLARELGAKVLNFFFLVRTGRGRDLTDIDAAAYERILTYLAEAQETKARTSFDDPWSAPVGRADDLLIRAKCAPHFRRILWQRNPESPLLRNYAHGSCPAGKYYCRITPEGDVTPCPYMPVAAGNLRRQSFTDLWREASVFADLREPKLGGRCGVCEFSKICGGCRCRAYATYGDYLAEDPACGYQPGALGGKVIELPATLTFGLPVACELAWEEAARARLQAIPSFARGMVVKAVEAYARRRGDTLITPALLADVRARWGGRFRPQA